In Sulfurisphaera javensis, a single genomic region encodes these proteins:
- a CDS encoding SMP-30/gluconolactonase/LRE family protein: MDVFSNYKAKLGEGPVYDFNSIYWVDIEGKKIIIKNLDDKNEKIIEVPDMVSSLCVIDENRVLATIRHTISLVNIQTKEIKEIVSVEVNISKNTFNDGKCDPKGRFWAGTMNTSKDSPSGNLYRFDKELKKMLSNLTVSNGLAWDLDRGKMYLIDSPIRKVYSFDYDVNTGDIYNKEVFIDFSTEKGNPDGMTIDEEGYLWIAHWGGGKVSRWSPNGKKVSELKLPVTYVTSVTFGEEDLDTLFITTANKEDEPLSGKLFYHKVNTKGTKSYRFSFLYTK; encoded by the coding sequence ATGGATGTATTTAGTAATTATAAAGCTAAGTTAGGTGAAGGTCCAGTATATGATTTTAATAGTATTTATTGGGTTGACATAGAGGGTAAAAAGATTATTATAAAAAACTTAGATGACAAAAACGAAAAGATCATAGAAGTTCCAGATATGGTTTCTTCATTATGTGTAATAGACGAGAATAGAGTTTTAGCTACAATAAGGCATACTATCTCTCTAGTTAATATTCAGACTAAAGAAATTAAGGAAATAGTATCTGTTGAAGTAAATATTTCAAAGAATACGTTTAATGACGGGAAGTGTGATCCTAAGGGAAGATTTTGGGCTGGTACTATGAATACTTCAAAAGATTCTCCTAGCGGAAACCTTTACAGATTTGACAAAGAATTAAAGAAAATGTTATCTAATCTTACTGTATCAAATGGTTTAGCGTGGGATTTAGATAGGGGTAAAATGTATTTGATCGATAGTCCAATAAGAAAAGTTTATTCATTCGACTATGATGTAAATACTGGAGATATTTATAACAAAGAAGTTTTCATCGATTTTTCTACTGAAAAAGGTAATCCAGATGGTATGACAATTGACGAAGAAGGTTATTTATGGATAGCCCATTGGGGTGGAGGTAAAGTGAGTAGATGGTCACCCAATGGTAAGAAGGTATCTGAACTTAAACTTCCAGTAACTTACGTTACTTCAGTAACATTTGGTGAGGAAGACTTAGATACTTTATTCATAACTACTGCTAATAAAGAAGATGAACCATTAAGTGGAAAATTATTTTATCATAAGGTTAATACTAAGGGAACGAAGAGTTATAGATTTTCCTTTCTATATACAAAATAA
- a CDS encoding PH domain-containing protein, with protein MLATKPVISKTIVKGTIIIFIFSLFLDISRLISFLIFLGIVFTTLFLYAFWKRIHTYIFDENGIIIQTPFSRKFISYSIIDDAFISVGFLAKRFHCGSVYLILKTKKVEIIRDIPNPDEIFELLKKKIV; from the coding sequence ATGTTGGCTACTAAACCAGTCATCTCAAAAACAATAGTTAAAGGGACAATAATCATCTTTATTTTCTCTCTCTTTCTAGATATTTCTAGACTTATTAGTTTTCTAATCTTTTTGGGGATAGTATTTACAACCCTCTTTTTGTACGCTTTTTGGAAAAGAATTCACACTTATATTTTTGATGAGAATGGGATAATAATACAAACACCCTTTTCAAGGAAATTCATTAGTTATTCTATAATTGATGATGCTTTTATTTCAGTAGGTTTTCTTGCAAAAAGATTTCATTGTGGATCTGTTTATTTAATTTTAAAAACGAAAAAAGTTGAAATTATTAGAGATATTCCAAATCCAGATGAAATTTTCGAGTTATTAAAAAAGAAAATCGTATGA
- a CDS encoding ABC transporter ATP-binding protein, which produces MNELIRVVGLKKYFIVGSYGILDKLFRKKPIIVKALDNIDLEIYEKEVLGVVGESGSGKTTLGRILVTLDKPTKGEIYYRGEKITDKNVKEIRKKIQMVFQNPATSIDPKMKIFDVVAEPLRKVNSETKRKLVKQVLESVGLDFEYVSTKYPRELSGGQLQRVAIARALITEPEFIVLDEPTSALDASVQSQILNLLVKIQREKGITYMFITHNIHVAKYISDRIAVLYAGKLMEIGDAEGIISSPKHPYTQSLIASVPSLKRKDLQPPTGEVPSLINPPNGCRFNPRCPFVTEICKKQEPPLFEYNGRKVACWLLNQSSQKQ; this is translated from the coding sequence ATGAATGAGTTGATTAGAGTTGTTGGATTGAAAAAGTACTTTATAGTAGGTAGCTATGGTATTTTAGATAAACTATTTAGAAAAAAGCCAATTATAGTTAAAGCTTTAGATAATATAGATTTAGAAATTTATGAGAAAGAAGTTCTAGGAGTTGTTGGTGAATCTGGGTCGGGTAAGACAACATTAGGAAGGATATTAGTAACTTTAGATAAACCTACTAAAGGAGAAATTTATTATAGAGGAGAAAAGATAACTGATAAAAACGTAAAGGAAATTAGAAAGAAAATACAAATGGTGTTCCAAAATCCAGCAACAAGCATTGATCCTAAAATGAAAATATTTGATGTTGTTGCTGAGCCTTTAAGAAAAGTTAATTCTGAAACTAAGAGAAAACTTGTCAAACAAGTATTAGAAAGTGTTGGTTTAGATTTTGAGTATGTTTCTACTAAATACCCAAGAGAGCTTTCTGGAGGACAGCTTCAGAGAGTTGCTATAGCTAGGGCATTAATCACGGAACCGGAGTTTATTGTACTTGATGAACCAACTTCAGCTTTAGATGCCTCAGTCCAGTCACAGATTTTAAACCTATTAGTAAAAATTCAGAGAGAAAAAGGAATAACTTATATGTTCATTACACATAATATTCATGTTGCAAAATATATATCAGATAGGATAGCTGTACTATATGCTGGTAAATTAATGGAGATTGGAGATGCAGAAGGAATTATATCATCGCCAAAGCATCCTTACACTCAAAGTCTGATTGCTTCCGTACCATCTTTAAAGAGGAAAGATTTACAGCCACCAACGGGAGAAGTACCATCACTTATTAATCCTCCTAATGGATGCAGATTTAATCCTAGATGTCCGTTCGTCACGGAAATATGTAAAAAACAGGAACCACCACTTTTTGAATATAACGGGAGAAAAGTAGCATGTTGGCTACTAAACCAGTCATCTCAAAAACAATAG
- a CDS encoding ABC transporter ATP-binding protein has product MKVLEVKNLSVGYKALIGKFRVLDNVTFDVEEGEIIGIVGESGSGKSTLGHSIIKLLPPNAFYERGEILFDGKDIVKLTEKEIENVRGTGIFMIFQNPLNSLNPVKTVEYQLMEAVKVKMSRDGKRFDEKEAKEIILNSVKDVRLPDPEEIIKKYPHQLSGGQVQRVVIAMALILRPKILIADEPTSALDVTIQAQIVKLFKQLREEEKIAILFISHDISLVYAIADRLIVMYAGRIMEDGNIDEVINKPMHPYTQGLIGSIPTISKKEGELKVIEGSPPSFLVLPTGCKFHPRCNKVIDICRNKEPELKTINNRRVRCWLYE; this is encoded by the coding sequence TTGAAAGTTTTAGAAGTTAAGAACCTTTCAGTAGGATACAAGGCATTAATAGGAAAATTTAGGGTTTTAGATAACGTGACGTTTGACGTTGAAGAAGGTGAAATAATAGGTATTGTAGGTGAATCTGGCTCTGGCAAATCAACTTTAGGACATTCTATAATTAAATTACTTCCACCTAATGCTTTCTATGAAAGAGGTGAAATACTCTTTGATGGAAAAGATATTGTTAAATTAACTGAAAAAGAAATTGAAAATGTAAGAGGAACTGGTATTTTCATGATATTCCAAAATCCTCTAAACAGTCTAAATCCAGTGAAAACAGTTGAATATCAGCTAATGGAAGCTGTCAAAGTAAAAATGAGTAGAGATGGGAAGAGGTTTGATGAGAAAGAAGCTAAAGAAATTATCTTAAATTCAGTTAAAGATGTAAGATTACCTGATCCCGAAGAAATTATAAAGAAATATCCTCATCAACTATCTGGAGGACAAGTCCAAAGAGTTGTAATTGCAATGGCCTTAATTTTAAGGCCTAAAATACTAATTGCTGATGAACCGACTTCAGCTCTTGACGTAACTATTCAAGCTCAAATAGTTAAATTATTTAAACAGTTAAGGGAAGAAGAGAAGATTGCAATTCTTTTTATCTCTCATGATATTTCATTAGTTTACGCCATTGCTGATAGGTTAATTGTAATGTATGCTGGAAGAATAATGGAGGATGGAAATATAGATGAAGTTATAAATAAACCTATGCATCCTTATACACAAGGTTTGATAGGAAGTATTCCTACAATATCTAAAAAGGAAGGAGAGTTAAAGGTCATCGAAGGAAGCCCTCCTTCATTCTTAGTTTTACCCACAGGTTGTAAGTTTCATCCTAGATGTAATAAAGTAATTGATATTTGTAGGAATAAAGAACCAGAACTTAAAACAATAAACAATAGAAGAGTTAGGTGTTGGTTATATGAATGA
- a CDS encoding ABC transporter permease, which yields MKISKIFVFALIIYLIINLGIYAYFANKSTLRAYHFHNTLLLPYVLFSTFSITISAVVLGAYYIYKSSLMRNALRSKVALVALIIVFAYYTWSIFEGLLQYASHQILYIPLSYKFLPYNPFQFNLTASLLPPSIHHPFGTNYNGEDILSRILYAAPSDAEISTVVVIFAIVIGGLVGMFAGYFGGWIDEILMRITDVFLAIPGLILVIAVAVLLGSSFTSAMIGLMIPWWATYARLFRSQTLVVKNMGYIDMAKLMGFNSFKIVFKHVFHNVIDPVLSYAALDFGNVILTYSSLTFLGIGLQGLNQPEWGAMVSNGLQYLPHVWWWPLFPSIVILVIVASFVILGDRLQDVIAGRVVY from the coding sequence ATGAAGATTAGTAAAATCTTTGTTTTTGCTCTTATTATATATTTAATTATTAATTTAGGAATATATGCATATTTTGCTAATAAATCAACGTTAAGAGCATATCATTTCCATAACACCTTGTTATTACCTTATGTGCTCTTTTCGACTTTCAGCATAACAATATCTGCTGTAGTGCTAGGTGCTTATTATATTTATAAGAGTAGTTTAATGAGAAACGCTTTACGTAGTAAAGTTGCTCTTGTTGCTTTAATAATAGTTTTTGCTTATTATACCTGGTCAATATTTGAAGGTCTTTTGCAATATGCTTCACATCAAATACTATATATTCCTCTATCATACAAGTTCTTGCCTTACAATCCTTTTCAATTCAATCTTACAGCCTCGCTATTACCTCCTTCAATTCATCATCCCTTCGGTACTAACTATAATGGAGAAGATATACTAAGTAGAATATTATATGCTGCACCATCCGATGCTGAAATTTCTACTGTAGTTGTAATATTTGCAATAGTAATTGGTGGTTTAGTAGGAATGTTTGCCGGCTACTTTGGTGGTTGGATTGATGAAATATTAATGAGAATTACTGATGTCTTCCTAGCTATACCTGGATTAATTCTAGTAATTGCCGTTGCAGTTCTTTTAGGATCAAGTTTTACAAGTGCTATGATTGGATTAATGATTCCGTGGTGGGCTACATATGCAAGATTATTTAGGAGTCAAACTCTTGTAGTCAAAAACATGGGGTATATAGATATGGCTAAGTTAATGGGATTTAATAGTTTCAAAATTGTGTTTAAGCATGTATTTCACAATGTTATTGACCCAGTTCTCTCATATGCTGCACTTGATTTTGGAAATGTAATATTGACTTATTCAAGCTTAACGTTTTTAGGAATAGGTCTTCAAGGATTAAATCAACCAGAATGGGGTGCAATGGTATCTAATGGCTTACAATATTTACCTCATGTTTGGTGGTGGCCATTATTTCCATCAATAGTAATTTTAGTTATTGTAGCTTCTTTCGTCATTCTAGGTGACAGATTACAAGACGTAATTGCAGGGAGGGTGGTTTATTGA
- a CDS encoding ABC transporter permease: MQSSFLKFAVKRAINGIVTLLLLILFVFILIHTAAPNPAALARIYAGNPHAPPTEINQIIKEYNLNAPLYIQLFDYLKDIFTGNWGIDPIYKVQESTLLFHYLPISLQIVIPGDILAAVIGILSGAIAAANRGTLKDNTIKGVYLITWASPPFLVALIFQLVIAYYLGLLPPNGTVNPLLKAPPSYTPFPILNSLISGDWPYFLSAVRHAVLPTLSIAIITFGLFTRITRSSMLDAMESDYTKLSFAKGLKRNYVVYRVALRNSLIPVITLVALFFGYSVAGAVLVEDIYHYLGIGYFITQAIESLDYVAVLDFTIIIGIAVIVANFIADVLYGILDPRVKLE, from the coding sequence ATGCAAAGCTCATTTTTGAAATTTGCCGTTAAAAGAGCTATAAACGGAATTGTGACACTCTTACTTCTTATACTATTTGTGTTTATATTAATTCATACGGCAGCCCCTAATCCAGCAGCTTTAGCAAGAATTTACGCCGGTAATCCTCATGCACCTCCTACCGAGATTAATCAAATAATTAAAGAATATAATTTGAATGCTCCTCTTTATATTCAATTATTTGATTACCTCAAAGATATATTTACTGGAAATTGGGGCATTGATCCCATATATAAAGTCCAAGAATCGACTCTTTTGTTTCACTATTTACCTATAAGTTTGCAAATTGTAATTCCCGGCGATATTTTAGCAGCGGTGATAGGAATATTAAGTGGTGCAATAGCTGCCGCTAATAGAGGGACTTTAAAGGATAATACGATAAAAGGAGTTTACTTAATTACCTGGGCTTCACCACCATTTCTTGTAGCTCTGATTTTTCAATTAGTTATAGCTTATTATTTAGGTCTATTACCACCTAATGGTACGGTAAATCCTTTATTAAAAGCTCCACCTTCATACACTCCTTTTCCTATATTAAATAGTCTAATATCCGGTGATTGGCCTTACTTTCTTTCAGCAGTTAGACATGCTGTTTTACCTACCCTATCAATTGCTATAATTACCTTTGGATTATTTACAAGAATAACAAGATCATCAATGCTTGATGCAATGGAGTCTGATTATACAAAACTATCCTTTGCAAAAGGGCTGAAAAGAAATTATGTTGTATATAGGGTTGCTTTAAGAAATAGTTTAATTCCCGTAATTACTTTAGTTGCTTTATTCTTTGGTTATTCAGTTGCTGGTGCTGTTTTGGTTGAAGATATATATCACTATTTAGGCATAGGATACTTTATAACTCAAGCAATAGAAAGCCTAGACTATGTAGCTGTATTAGACTTTACTATAATAATTGGAATAGCTGTTATAGTAGCCAACTTTATAGCTGATGTACTTTACGGGATATTAGATCCTAGGGTGAAGCTTGAATGA
- a CDS encoding ABC transporter substrate-binding protein: protein MIATTTTTTTSVVTTTSITLSPPNSTTLTDVAQTAPPDALDPATGFYVQDGPLFTALFQELVEFNGSNYHEVVPVIAQNYTNISYQHWIFYIRQGITFPDGVQVNASTVWFSFYRTILMGQGPGVANYIELLFNATVYAQTGYAIPWGVNYAIQNVTGLPTANNYNLTAKILASILSNFNANNATIQKIMSYPNQAVVVLGPYEVEINTLEPYRFFLFDIASWWGAIVNPVYVDEHGGVQPNTPNSYIDENGMNGTGPYLLIHVAPGFSTIVLEANPHYWAIGKNVPAVAEPAHIKYIIIDYGLSHTDRVEDFLKNQAQISYVSIPYLSQILGQSPYNTIPMNASFRNFGATPGVLYISMNMMQFPTNITDFRLAVVHAINYQQLLQIFSYNGKILAQEYLGPISPQFPGYYNPDNLTPYQYNPGLAMKYLNEAGYQGDFYVVLPNGTILGNPNGQELPTINIYALAPVTPLEQDELEIITQDLQQIGLSVSVKYVLPSVTDGWTTPSGTPLMVDLGWFPNWPDPVFQQLMPLTDVQFGGISGNLAWVNISTLQQMYQTLPFITNATEQEQLVAKAYQIIYNEAPYAWLPFPDTYYFVQPYVQGFTYNPYVGYFYNMMYYSTYTYST, encoded by the coding sequence ATGATTGCTACTACCACGACTACAACAACATCAGTAGTTACGACAACATCAATAACGCTCTCACCACCAAACTCAACAACACTAACTGATGTAGCGCAAACAGCACCACCAGATGCCTTAGACCCAGCAACTGGATTTTACGTACAAGACGGACCATTATTTACGGCATTATTCCAAGAATTAGTAGAATTTAATGGTAGTAATTATCATGAGGTTGTTCCAGTTATTGCCCAAAATTATACTAATATTAGTTATCAGCACTGGATATTCTATATTAGACAAGGTATAACATTCCCAGATGGTGTTCAAGTAAATGCATCTACTGTTTGGTTCTCTTTCTATAGAACAATACTAATGGGGCAAGGACCAGGTGTAGCAAACTACATTGAGTTATTATTTAATGCTACTGTTTATGCTCAAACTGGTTATGCTATACCTTGGGGTGTTAATTATGCTATACAAAATGTTACTGGCTTACCAACAGCAAACAATTACAATTTGACTGCCAAAATATTAGCATCAATATTATCAAACTTTAATGCTAACAACGCAACAATACAAAAGATTATGAGTTATCCAAACCAAGCAGTAGTAGTATTAGGACCATATGAGGTAGAAATAAACACCCTAGAACCATATAGGTTCTTCTTATTTGATATTGCATCATGGTGGGGTGCTATTGTTAATCCTGTTTATGTTGATGAGCATGGTGGTGTTCAACCAAATACTCCAAACTCTTACATTGACGAAAATGGTATGAACGGTACTGGACCATATTTATTAATTCATGTTGCACCAGGTTTTTCAACAATAGTTTTAGAAGCTAATCCACATTACTGGGCTATTGGTAAGAATGTGCCAGCAGTAGCTGAACCAGCACACATTAAATATATTATAATTGATTATGGATTATCACACACTGATAGAGTTGAGGACTTCTTAAAGAACCAAGCACAAATATCTTACGTATCCATACCATACTTATCACAAATACTAGGACAATCACCATACAACACAATACCAATGAATGCATCATTCAGAAACTTTGGTGCCACACCAGGTGTGTTATACATATCAATGAATATGATGCAGTTCCCAACAAATATAACTGATTTTAGGTTAGCTGTTGTGCATGCCATTAATTATCAGCAATTGCTCCAAATCTTTAGTTATAATGGTAAGATTTTGGCACAGGAGTACTTAGGACCTATTTCTCCGCAATTCCCAGGTTATTATAATCCAGATAACCTAACACCTTATCAATATAATCCAGGTTTAGCTATGAAATATTTGAATGAAGCTGGTTATCAAGGAGATTTCTATGTAGTTTTGCCAAACGGTACTATTCTTGGTAATCCTAACGGCCAAGAATTACCAACAATAAACATTTATGCTTTAGCACCAGTAACACCTTTAGAGCAAGATGAGTTAGAGATTATTACACAAGATTTGCAACAGATTGGTTTAAGTGTTTCAGTAAAATACGTGTTACCGTCAGTAACTGATGGGTGGACTACTCCAAGCGGTACACCATTAATGGTTGATTTAGGATGGTTTCCAAATTGGCCTGACCCCGTGTTCCAGCAATTAATGCCATTAACTGATGTACAATTTGGTGGTATTTCTGGTAATCTTGCATGGGTTAATATATCTACATTACAACAAATGTATCAGACTTTACCATTTATAACAAATGCTACTGAGCAAGAGCAATTGGTTGCTAAAGCATACCAAATAATATATAATGAAGCACCTTATGCTTGGTTACCATTCCCAGATACCTATTACTTTGTGCAGCCATATGTACAAGGATTTACATACAATCCATACGTTGGATACTTCTACAACATGATGTACTATTCAACATACACATACAGTACTTAA
- a CDS encoding Rieske (2Fe-2S) protein, with amino-acid sequence MLTLVEIKGYPIMIYEKDGKKYMYLAGCPHKQRPITTEGYKIEEDTIVCPFHKAKFSLITGELIKPPESKTSCPPDCKLIRVDIIGNEIKFEKEPFHPSLPKK; translated from the coding sequence ATGTTAACTTTAGTTGAAATAAAAGGATATCCAATAATGATATATGAAAAAGACGGAAAGAAATACATGTATTTAGCCGGTTGCCCACATAAACAAAGACCTATTACTACAGAAGGTTATAAAATTGAAGAGGACACAATAGTTTGTCCTTTCCATAAAGCTAAATTCAGTCTGATAACTGGAGAATTAATAAAACCACCGGAGTCAAAGACTTCTTGTCCTCCTGATTGTAAGTTAATAAGAGTAGATATTATAGGAAATGAAATTAAATTTGAAAAAGAACCATTTCATCCATCACTTCCTAAAAAGTAA
- a CDS encoding glycosyltransferase, whose amino-acid sequence MLSIVIPAYNEEKRIASTLSLLRKKFPSAYIIVVFEGDDNTPEVVKQYGGTVIINKTRIGKGGSIKIGVQKALGDKVLIIDADLPTLDVEKLVNVDADLVIAHRDVSTMPPIRRFLHHAFVFLTKLFFPSLYRFHDFQAGVKVVKLNKLKEILHELVMNDYVFDVNLVYSFVKRGYKVVEIPVKYYHKEEDSKISKKLIKIIIFMFLSLVKLRFFYSPFRKILYTKSFLKVQNWIINRLR is encoded by the coding sequence ATGCTTTCAATTGTTATTCCAGCGTATAATGAAGAAAAACGAATTGCCTCAACGCTTTCACTTTTACGTAAAAAGTTTCCTTCTGCTTATATTATCGTTGTCTTTGAAGGGGACGATAATACTCCAGAAGTAGTAAAGCAATACGGTGGAACAGTTATAATCAACAAAACACGGATAGGAAAAGGTGGTTCAATAAAAATCGGCGTTCAAAAAGCTTTAGGGGATAAAGTTCTAATAATTGATGCTGACCTACCGACGCTTGACGTCGAGAAATTAGTAAATGTTGATGCTGATTTAGTTATAGCACATAGGGATGTTTCTACTATGCCTCCAATAAGAAGATTTCTTCATCATGCTTTCGTTTTTCTAACAAAGTTATTTTTTCCTTCCCTCTATAGATTTCATGATTTTCAAGCCGGTGTGAAAGTTGTAAAATTAAATAAATTGAAAGAGATATTACATGAACTTGTGATGAATGATTATGTGTTTGATGTAAACTTAGTTTATTCCTTTGTAAAAAGAGGGTATAAAGTTGTGGAAATACCGGTAAAATATTATCATAAAGAAGAAGATAGCAAAATAAGCAAGAAATTAATAAAAATAATTATCTTTATGTTTCTATCTCTAGTAAAACTTAGATTTTTTTACTCTCCATTTAGAAAGATATTATATACTAAAAGTTTCTTAAAGGTTCAGAATTGGATAATAAACAGACTTAGGTAG
- a CDS encoding TQO small subunit DoxD — MSQLKIEFWPNFMRLALATIWIYAGVFEKLLNSGYLNPSSTSYVGITIQVLMQGPIMREFLQIVVLPHVLLVGELVMIGEITFGIFNLLGLMTRLTNTIAFYTNLIYFLSAFWVDTEEYGINLLMMIIELYLIYKGSQDFGLDALIRRKIKQIDNAKLWFIMGSLFYLCIILYLILV, encoded by the coding sequence ATGAGTCAATTGAAAATTGAGTTTTGGCCCAATTTCATGAGACTTGCTTTAGCTACTATTTGGATCTATGCTGGAGTATTTGAAAAATTATTGAACTCAGGATATCTTAATCCTTCTTCTACAAGTTATGTTGGTATAACTATTCAAGTATTAATGCAAGGTCCTATAATGAGAGAATTTTTACAGATAGTTGTTTTGCCTCATGTTTTGCTTGTCGGAGAATTAGTAATGATAGGCGAAATAACTTTTGGGATATTTAACCTCCTTGGTTTAATGACAAGATTAACAAATACTATAGCATTTTATACAAACCTAATTTACTTTTTATCCGCTTTTTGGGTAGATACTGAGGAATACGGAATAAATTTACTTATGATGATCATTGAACTTTATCTAATTTATAAAGGATCACAAGATTTTGGATTAGATGCATTAATAAGGAGAAAGATTAAACAAATTGATAATGCTAAATTATGGTTCATTATGGGTAGTCTATTTTATTTGTGCATTATACTATATCTTATTCTTGTTTAA
- a CDS encoding YncE family protein, which produces MKKISKLERGMTYKILLLVGFVIILLIGIGAAYIMMKSSSTSTTTSITPTTSFSSTSTSVNNNFYLLVFTQKGIVQAINPFSQTSSFLGFQHVVNISVNVPQQIYYWDELLNGRMFNASYIVIPVNNGTVYIVNPTTMKVVGNLSVGKSIGFIGVAYSPNEEYVAIADGPSGAVEVINLQNLQVIWKDTFVSPTGKTYYPCDVRWTPNGDYLIVPLRFNDSVDLIYASNGSVAKVLVTSLGSQPYMVSPNEQGTMVAVEYAGNNSVGFYSLPSLQYLGMVQMPSGVVPQRGAFTPNGQYYLEAPSNKDEIVVISTSNFQIVNTISLPSINPAGLASIGITPGGSYAYVIIHGSVSSGGMIVLINLQTLSIAYEVPLTTAPAFVLPVSVSTATYLVDNVLLPPITGLHC; this is translated from the coding sequence ATGAAGAAGATTAGTAAACTTGAAAGGGGAATGACATACAAAATATTACTTTTAGTAGGATTTGTTATAATTTTACTAATAGGAATAGGTGCAGCTTATATAATGATGAAAAGCTCTAGTACTTCTACTACGACTTCTATTACACCAACAACTTCATTCTCTTCTACGTCAACTTCAGTTAATAATAATTTCTACTTGCTTGTATTTACTCAGAAGGGAATTGTTCAAGCAATAAATCCATTCTCTCAAACCTCAAGTTTCCTAGGTTTTCAGCATGTTGTCAACATCTCAGTTAATGTACCTCAACAAATCTATTATTGGGATGAGCTTCTAAACGGTAGAATGTTTAATGCTTCTTATATCGTTATTCCAGTTAATAACGGTACAGTCTATATTGTAAACCCTACAACAATGAAAGTTGTTGGAAATTTAAGTGTTGGTAAAAGCATAGGATTTATAGGTGTTGCATATTCGCCAAATGAAGAATACGTTGCTATCGCTGATGGACCATCCGGTGCAGTTGAAGTCATTAATTTACAGAATTTGCAAGTTATTTGGAAGGATACTTTTGTTTCTCCGACTGGAAAGACCTATTATCCATGTGATGTCAGATGGACTCCAAATGGTGATTATTTAATAGTTCCATTAAGATTCAATGATTCAGTTGACTTAATATATGCCTCAAATGGAAGTGTCGCAAAAGTTTTAGTTACATCATTAGGTTCTCAGCCTTATATGGTTTCGCCAAATGAGCAAGGAACAATGGTGGCTGTAGAATATGCTGGAAATAACTCTGTTGGATTTTACTCACTTCCAAGCTTACAGTATCTAGGAATGGTTCAAATGCCATCTGGTGTTGTTCCTCAGAGAGGTGCTTTTACACCTAATGGCCAATATTATTTAGAAGCTCCTTCAAATAAAGATGAGATAGTTGTTATATCCACCTCTAACTTTCAAATAGTCAACACTATTTCATTACCAAGTATAAATCCAGCTGGTTTAGCTAGTATAGGAATTACTCCTGGTGGGAGTTATGCTTATGTTATTATCCATGGTTCAGTATCAAGTGGAGGTATGATTGTACTAATTAATTTGCAGACTTTAAGCATAGCATATGAAGTACCTTTAACTACTGCTCCAGCCTTTGTGTTACCAGTAAGTGTTTCAACCGCAACTTACTTAGTAGATAACGTGTTATTACCACCGATAACTGGATTACATTGCTGA
- a CDS encoding DsrE family protein translates to MKKVAYIVESNLGNYILGNMIVPQLEENRHYVEVVGMFFIHDNVYLLLKGNPIAERLDKLAKEKGIYLQACDQCAYMRDVADKLIDSAKVGCFPDFYRAVIDKVDLIITI, encoded by the coding sequence ATGAAAAAAGTAGCTTATATAGTTGAATCAAATCTTGGAAACTACATATTAGGAAATATGATAGTACCTCAGTTAGAGGAAAATAGACATTATGTTGAGGTTGTTGGAATGTTCTTTATTCATGATAACGTTTATTTACTCTTAAAGGGGAATCCAATAGCTGAAAGACTAGATAAGCTGGCAAAAGAAAAAGGGATCTATTTACAAGCTTGTGATCAGTGTGCTTATATGCGAGATGTCGCTGACAAACTTATTGATTCTGCTAAAGTTGGCTGTTTCCCAGACTTTTATAGGGCTGTAATTGATAAAGTAGATTTAATAATTACAATTTAA